A single window of Vibrio sp. SCSIO 43137 DNA harbors:
- a CDS encoding LysR family transcriptional regulator: MKWNINDMPLFLAVVDTGGISAASRALDTPKSTISRSLNRLEDALSVRLLQRNSRTVRLTEEGEAFYQHCQQMQKQIESTEATINGFKQHPSGKLTISMPAGFYLQFLQPVMNEFAYKHPHIKLDIMIAAWDQDLYTNAIDVAIQFGPLPDSELIASKLINSSLIWVSSEEYYQLHKQELDNENLSIESLKKHARLMVDSRKHHSLYIQHKDEMTNLFAPPHNICNDSFAVKSAVMSGFGVSLMPEFIVQQELKAGSLRQIGKEFKIMPESSVYAVYPSRKNMAEKTKILLEFLRNSVK; the protein is encoded by the coding sequence ATGAAATGGAACATTAACGATATGCCGCTGTTTTTGGCCGTTGTTGATACCGGAGGAATATCCGCAGCATCGAGAGCACTGGATACTCCCAAGTCAACGATAAGCCGAAGCCTGAACCGGCTTGAAGATGCACTGTCCGTCCGTCTTCTGCAAAGAAACTCCCGCACCGTTCGCCTGACAGAAGAGGGCGAAGCCTTTTATCAGCACTGTCAGCAAATGCAAAAGCAGATAGAATCCACCGAAGCCACCATAAACGGATTTAAACAGCACCCCTCCGGTAAACTTACCATCTCAATGCCGGCGGGATTCTACCTTCAGTTTTTGCAGCCCGTTATGAACGAGTTTGCTTACAAACATCCACACATCAAACTGGATATCATGATTGCCGCTTGGGATCAGGACTTATACACAAATGCCATCGACGTTGCGATTCAGTTCGGCCCACTACCGGACTCTGAGCTGATAGCCTCTAAGCTGATTAACTCTTCCTTAATCTGGGTAAGTTCAGAAGAGTATTACCAGTTGCACAAGCAAGAACTAGACAATGAAAACCTGAGCATTGAGAGCCTGAAAAAACACGCCAGACTGATGGTAGACAGCCGCAAACACCACTCGCTTTACATTCAGCACAAGGATGAAATGACCAATCTGTTTGCGCCGCCACACAATATCTGCAATGACTCCTTTGCGGTTAAATCCGCCGTTATGTCCGGATTTGGTGTTTCTCTGATGCCTGAATTTATCGTTCAGCAAGAGCTGAAAGCGGGTAGCCTGAGGCAGATAGGAAAGGAGTTTAAGATAATGCCGGAA
- a CDS encoding LysE family translocator has protein sequence MSFEIWFSFLLASAALCMVPGPTVLLVMGQALTHGNKAVVPLIAGVCAANVVVMTFSLVGIGAVISASAQMFTILKWVGAAYLLYLGVKSWRTQPEGEMKMNTSPMLKRSVFRDSMLVTVLNPKGLVFFMAFFPIFIQPEGDIAVQMLILSATFMLASIVTVTLYAAFAGQLRSKIISTKGQKLFNRTSGGMLIGAGILTSVIK, from the coding sequence ATGAGTTTCGAAATTTGGTTTTCATTTTTGCTGGCTTCCGCTGCACTGTGTATGGTTCCCGGCCCTACTGTATTACTGGTGATGGGGCAGGCTTTAACTCACGGTAACAAAGCGGTTGTTCCGCTAATTGCCGGTGTCTGTGCCGCGAATGTAGTGGTAATGACTTTTTCATTAGTGGGAATCGGAGCTGTGATTTCTGCTTCTGCGCAGATGTTCACTATTCTGAAGTGGGTTGGAGCAGCTTACCTTCTGTATCTGGGCGTGAAGTCGTGGCGCACTCAGCCTGAAGGTGAGATGAAGATGAATACCTCTCCAATGCTTAAACGTTCGGTTTTCCGTGATTCAATGCTGGTCACTGTGCTTAATCCAAAGGGACTGGTTTTTTTTATGGCATTCTTCCCTATTTTTATTCAGCCTGAGGGAGATATAGCGGTTCAGATGCTGATTTTGTCTGCCACCTTTATGCTTGCTTCCATTGTTACAGTCACTCTTTATGCTGCATTTGCCGGGCAATTAAGAAGTAAAATAATCTCGACGAAAGGCCAGAAACTGTTTAACCGTACTAGTGGTGGCATGCTTATTGGTGCCGGTATTCTTACTTCTGTTATTAAGTAG